TAAAAACTACTGCATTGGATTTTGACTCCATGTTTGTTTGTTGTAAAGCAACAAACAAACATGGACTCAATACAAGGACCAACATCATTTCTTTACATGCTTTATCAATAACAATTGTAATGCTGGATAAATGCAATGTCACAAAGTGAACATCACTGTCTACATAGCACTTAAACCTCTATAATCCTAAAAATACTTTATCTGGATTTAGACTCATGCAGGATCTCCTGCTCATTACCTCCTTGAGCTTTAGTGTTGTAGGACAATAGTAAAGGTCTACAATTAGTTTCTGGTACTACATATTTTTCTCAACATGGGCAATAGCAAAAGTGGTGCCCTATCTAAAGAGATTTTGGAAGACTTGCAGCTAAACACAAAATTCACACAAGAGGAGTTATGCACCTGGTACCAGTCCTTTTTAAAAGAGTGCCCAAGTGGAAGGATTTCCAAGAAGCAGTTTGAAAGTATCTACTCCAAATTCTTTCCAGATGCTGACCCAAAAGCTTATGCCCACCATGTCTTCAGAAGCTTTGATGCCAATAACGATGGCACGTTGGACTTTAAGGAATACATGATTGCTCTTCACATGACCTCATCTGGTAAAGCTAACCAAAAACTAGAGTGGGCTTTTTCCTTATATGATGTGGATGGCAACGGAACTATCAGTAAATCAGAAGTGCTTGAAATAATTACGGTATAGTATTATTAAATTCAAAATGATGCCTGTGATATTCTAGAGTAAATGTGTGGCGTATACCGCAGATTGCATGTATATTTGACTCATAGCACAGATGGAGTGCAGCTTATTTTAGTGAATAGTGTACTCAAATATCTAAAGCTAaactcatagtaacatagttgatgaggttgaaaaaagacaccagtccatcaagttcaacctattttggatctccggcaatcctgcacttatatttgaaattgattcagagtaagcaaccgccaatctgtttcaattgtgaaaatccccccagactcaatattgcagtcctatttttaccctatatccactactatcctttattttaacggtcgtatccctggatacacttttccgctacaAAATT
The nucleotide sequence above comes from Mixophyes fleayi isolate aMixFle1 chromosome 6, aMixFle1.hap1, whole genome shotgun sequence. Encoded proteins:
- the RCVRN gene encoding recoverin, encoding MGNSKSGALSKEILEDLQLNTKFTQEELCTWYQSFLKECPSGRISKKQFESIYSKFFPDADPKAYAHHVFRSFDANNDGTLDFKEYMIALHMTSSGKANQKLEWAFSLYDVDGNGTISKSEVLEIITAIFRMINVEEHKHLPEDENTPEKRTNKIWDFFGKKDNDKLTEGEFINGIMNNKEILRLIQYEPQKVKDKLKEKKH